Proteins encoded in a region of the Micropterus dolomieu isolate WLL.071019.BEF.003 ecotype Adirondacks linkage group LG09, ASM2129224v1, whole genome shotgun sequence genome:
- the bloc1s4 gene encoding biogenesis of lysosome-related organelles complex 1 subunit 4 isoform X2, which translates to MDHHRVDRVGLLSPLEESSAEISRDSGIVSQSASSLSMVSEILSSGTVSQSPSFGAAANVITRSPSVNEAAEPGTADQRYPEQDDEVLRHTAHSYSTYIRATAGDEILCLEKSLEEMLTRVDEFVGMLDMIRNDTSQIVNENLPQIQQKSDEMRQIYRRIDKLEAFVKTVGANVNAMEEQVTQAEGELGTLPGAFKKILRTMSVPGFLNKPASPRRPAPHQHQEIPSVFRTDDYFTSQPEQ; encoded by the exons ATGGACCATCATCGGGTGGATAGGGTGGGCCTCCTGTCTCCCCTGGAGGAGTCCAGCGCTGAGATAAGCAGAGACAGCGGCATTGTCTCCCAGAGTGCGAGCAGTTTGTCCATGGTGAGCGAAATCCTCAGCAGCGGTACCGTGTCGCAGAGCCCCAGTTTTGGCGCAGCAGCTAACGTTATCACTCGAAGCCCGAGCGTCAACGAAGCAGCAGAGCCTGGGACGGCAGACCAGCGCTACCCGGAGCAGGACGACGAAGTCCTGAGACACACCGCCCACAGCTACTCCACCTACATAAGGGCGACAGCTGGAGATGAG ATCCTGTGCTTGGAGAAGAGTTTGGAAGAAATGCTGACAAGAGTAGATGAATTTGTTGGAATGCTGGATATG ATCCGTAATGATACCTCCCAGATAGTTAATGAAAACCTACCTCAAATTCAGCAGAAGTCTGATGAAATGAGACAAATATATAGAAGAATTGATAAGTTAGAG GCCTTTGTAAAAACAGTGGGAGCCAATGTCAACGCCATGGAAGAGCAGGTCACACAGGCAGAGGGAGAACTAGGGACATTACCTGGTGCTTTCAAGAAGATCCTCCGCACAATGAGTGTCCCaggcttcttaaat AAACCGGCCAGCCCAAGAAGACCAGCACCACATCAGCATCAAGAGATCCCTAGTGTGTTCCGGACAGATGATTATTTCACATCACAGCCAGAGCAGTGA
- the bloc1s4 gene encoding biogenesis of lysosome-related organelles complex 1 subunit 4 isoform X1 has protein sequence MDHHRVDRVGLLSPLEESSAEISRDSGIVSQSASSLSMVSEILSSGTVSQSPSFGAAANVITRSPSVNEAAEPGTADQRYPEQDDEVLRHTAHSYSTYIRATAGDEILCLEKSLEEMLTRVDEFVGMLDMIRNDTSQIVNENLPQIQQKSDEMRQIYRRIDKLEAFVKTVGANVNAMEEQVTQAEGELGTLPGAFKKILRTMSVPGFLNVRAPLSAYESVVLHVLGQYLIIVCSYNNNHEITSELWC, from the exons ATGGACCATCATCGGGTGGATAGGGTGGGCCTCCTGTCTCCCCTGGAGGAGTCCAGCGCTGAGATAAGCAGAGACAGCGGCATTGTCTCCCAGAGTGCGAGCAGTTTGTCCATGGTGAGCGAAATCCTCAGCAGCGGTACCGTGTCGCAGAGCCCCAGTTTTGGCGCAGCAGCTAACGTTATCACTCGAAGCCCGAGCGTCAACGAAGCAGCAGAGCCTGGGACGGCAGACCAGCGCTACCCGGAGCAGGACGACGAAGTCCTGAGACACACCGCCCACAGCTACTCCACCTACATAAGGGCGACAGCTGGAGATGAG ATCCTGTGCTTGGAGAAGAGTTTGGAAGAAATGCTGACAAGAGTAGATGAATTTGTTGGAATGCTGGATATG ATCCGTAATGATACCTCCCAGATAGTTAATGAAAACCTACCTCAAATTCAGCAGAAGTCTGATGAAATGAGACAAATATATAGAAGAATTGATAAGTTAGAG GCCTTTGTAAAAACAGTGGGAGCCAATGTCAACGCCATGGAAGAGCAGGTCACACAGGCAGAGGGAGAACTAGGGACATTACCTGGTGCTTTCAAGAAGATCCTCCGCACAATGAGTGTCCCaggcttcttaaatgtgagagCTCCTCTAAGTGCTTATGAATCTGTAGTTTTACATGTGCTTGGTCAGTACCTAATTATTGTGTGTTCCTATAATAACAATCATGAAATAACCAGTGAATTGTGGTGTTAA